One stretch of Helicobacter jaachi DNA includes these proteins:
- a CDS encoding DNA adenine methylase: MRFIGNKEKLVANIYEILLKHDVIKTCDTTKSFFDMFAGSTSVGRFFKMKGFSITSCDLLYLSYCLQRAYLQNNKEPRFRGLKDIGDSKRHLNRPYEKVLAYLNSLESKKGFIYQNYAPSGSKNLATPRQYFSDYNACKIDAIRLEIEKWHIQDKISENEYFILLATLLESISLFANVAGVYAAFCKIWDKRALKPFNLKQITLLESDKQHICLCANSTKILQDSKQIYDLIYLDPPYNQRQYAPNYHLLETIARYDNPSIKGIAGLREWQGQKSRFCNKQNALAELETIIACKNFKTAILSYNSEGLMKKDEINEILKPHGAVIFEEMSYPRFKSNQNKGKKFISEYVWVITK; encoded by the coding sequence ATGCGCTTTATAGGAAATAAAGAAAAATTAGTAGCAAATATTTATGAGATTTTATTAAAGCATGATGTTATAAAAACTTGCGATACTACAAAAAGCTTTTTTGATATGTTTGCAGGCAGCACAAGTGTAGGGCGATTTTTTAAAATGAAGGGCTTTAGTATTACAAGCTGTGATTTATTATATCTTTCATACTGCTTACAAAGGGCATATTTGCAAAATAATAAAGAGCCTAGATTTAGAGGGCTAAAAGATATTGGAGATTCTAAAAGGCACTTAAATCGTCCTTATGAAAAAGTATTGGCTTATCTTAATAGTTTAGAATCTAAAAAAGGCTTTATTTATCAAAATTATGCACCTAGTGGGAGTAAAAATCTAGCCACTCCTCGACAATATTTTAGCGACTATAATGCGTGTAAAATTGATGCTATTCGCTTAGAAATTGAAAAGTGGCATATACAAGATAAAATTAGTGAAAATGAATACTTTATACTACTTGCTACCCTACTTGAATCTATCTCGCTTTTTGCCAATGTCGCAGGTGTGTATGCTGCTTTTTGTAAGATATGGGATAAACGCGCCCTAAAACCTTTTAATTTGAAGCAAATTACGCTTTTAGAGAGTGATAAACAGCATATTTGCCTTTGTGCTAATAGCACAAAAATACTCCAAGATTCTAAGCAAATATATGATTTAATTTATCTTGACCCGCCATATAATCAACGGCAATACGCGCCTAATTATCACTTACTTGAAACTATTGCAAGATATGATAATCCAAGCATTAAAGGCATAGCTGGGCTAAGAGAGTGGCAAGGGCAAAAGTCTAGATTCTGTAATAAACAAAATGCCTTAGCGGAGCTAGAAACAATCATAGCTTGCAAAAACTTTAAAACTGCTATCCTAAGCTACAACAGCGAGGGCTTAATGAAAAAAGACGAAATTAATGAGATTTTAAAGCCACATGGCGCAGTGATTTTTGAAGAAATGTCTTATCCAAGATTTAAGAGTAATCAAAATAAAGGTAAAAAATTTATTAGTGAATATGTGTGGGTGATTACAAAATAA
- a CDS encoding class I SAM-dependent methyltransferase, giving the protein MRQLWNQKAKSFPRFKKDTADTLEILDFFASCGVSFKDKTILDIGCGNGRFTLQLAFLAKRIYGSDISESMLANLENDAKDLGLANVIALHSAWDSLDLSKLEPIELTFASMTPALNNKKSFEKALHSYTQGFCYVGWGRRRASSFLEPIFKEHNLTFLLPVGLPDVLKWLKELGYPKPKHCYKNANYIFDASREEAIEHVVWNIRVHDGEPDMEKITRYVDSQLINNRIVYEHEREIGVCFIPFRQENEQQN; this is encoded by the coding sequence ATGAGGCAGCTATGGAACCAAAAGGCAAAAAGCTTTCCGCGCTTTAAAAAAGACACAGCTGATACGCTAGAGATTTTAGATTTTTTTGCCTCTTGTGGAGTTAGCTTTAAAGATAAAACTATACTTGATATTGGCTGTGGGAATGGGCGATTTACCCTGCAGCTCGCCTTTTTAGCAAAGCGCATATATGGGAGTGATATTTCAGAATCTATGCTAGCAAATTTAGAAAATGACGCTAAGGATTTGGGCTTAGCAAATGTAATCGCCCTGCATAGCGCATGGGATAGCCTAGATTTAAGTAAACTTGAGCCTATTGAGCTTACCTTTGCTTCAATGACGCCCGCACTTAATAATAAAAAAAGCTTTGAAAAAGCACTGCATAGCTATACACAAGGATTTTGCTATGTGGGTTGGGGGCGCAGGAGGGCTAGCTCATTTTTAGAGCCTATTTTTAAGGAGCATAATTTAACATTTTTGCTGCCTGTGGGCTTACCTGATGTCTTAAAATGGCTTAAAGAATTAGGCTATCCTAAGCCAAAACATTGCTACAAGAATGCTAATTATATCTTTGATGCCTCGCGTGAAGAGGCGATTGAACATGTGGTGTGGAATATCCGCGTGCATGATGGTGAGCCTGATATGGAGAAAATCACGCGCTATGTGGATTCTCAACTTATCAATAATCGCATTGTATATGAGCATGAACGCGAAATTGGCGTGTGCTTTATCCCCTTTAGGCAGGAAAATGAGCAACAAAACTAA
- a CDS encoding energy transducer TonB — protein sequence MRTLSSQTLGFICACVLYLLAFLCLYWQFDTLYALLSRPTPYEVTSIALSHFEGAQEAPTPTQQPISKPTPQTPLSKSIAPPKKPKKSKASKDTPKMPRKERAQDSRITESANDIKSAEATESTESKHTDSKPMNSKLADSVAPSAQASSSSQAMQANEQADIIDEYAQKIYELIDRAYVYPQSLQAKGIRGEVRLKFGITQNGELHDVQVLKSDNKQLEQAALRILKQASHKFPKPQRERKMLVILSFGTKRP from the coding sequence ATGCGCACTCTAAGCTCCCAAACGCTAGGATTTATATGCGCGTGCGTGCTGTATCTTTTGGCGTTTTTGTGCCTGTATTGGCAGTTTGATACTCTCTATGCGCTACTCTCGCGCCCTACGCCTTATGAAGTAACAAGTATCGCGCTTAGCCATTTTGAGGGCGCACAAGAGGCGCCAACACCCACGCAGCAGCCTATTTCTAAGCCTACACCACAAACGCCTTTATCAAAGTCTATTGCGCCACCTAAAAAGCCCAAAAAATCTAAAGCATCTAAAGACACTCCAAAAATGCCGCGCAAAGAAAGGGCGCAAGATTCGCGTATTACAGAATCTGCAAATGATATCAAATCTGCAGAAGCCACAGAATCTACAGAATCTAAGCATACAGATTCTAAGCCTATGAATTCTAAGTTGGCAGATTCTGTAGCGCCCTCCGCGCAGGCAAGCAGCTCATCGCAGGCTATGCAGGCAAATGAGCAAGCAGATATTATCGATGAATACGCGCAAAAAATCTATGAGCTTATCGATAGGGCGTATGTTTATCCGCAATCACTCCAAGCTAAGGGCATTCGCGGCGAGGTAAGGCTAAAATTTGGCATTACTCAAAATGGGGAGTTGCACGATGTGCAGGTGCTAAAAAGTGATAATAAGCAGCTAGAGCAAGCCGCCCTGCGCATTCTTAAGCAAGCTAGCCACAAATTCCCAAAGCCACAAAGAGAGCGCAAAATGCTAGTGATACTAAGCTTTGGCACAAAACGCCCATGA
- a CDS encoding FecCD family ABC transporter permease → MSNKTKILLICLALIVLALGFIIAIGIGRYEISLTHIYSLLRSYGNGEYSLESVILFENRLPRICAAILVGASLALSGGLYQGIIANPLVSPSILGVMSGASFGAALAMVLGFGLFGIEVMCFCFGILAMLCSLLLARLFSNSMSILMLILGGMITSAFFGAGMSILKYVADPYNTLPNIVFWLMGSLASIQLGPLVLLAVVFVAGLIFAIIGARHIDILNLDEQSAYALGVNVKALRVGFVIMATLLASASVAVGGLIGWVGLVVPHIARLIIGANHRFMLPFCAIFGAIFLLLCDCIARASFGVEIPIGLVSAIIGIPIFVLILMQKVRYER, encoded by the coding sequence ATGAGCAACAAAACTAAAATTTTGCTTATTTGTCTAGCGCTCATTGTGCTAGCGCTAGGCTTTATCATAGCTATTGGCATTGGGCGATATGAGATTTCACTCACACATATTTATAGTCTTTTGCGCTCCTATGGGAATGGCGAGTATAGTTTGGAGAGCGTTATTTTATTTGAAAATCGCTTGCCACGCATTTGTGCAGCTATTCTCGTGGGTGCTTCTTTGGCGCTAAGCGGTGGGCTGTATCAGGGCATTATTGCTAATCCTTTAGTTAGCCCTAGTATTTTAGGCGTGATGAGTGGAGCAAGCTTTGGCGCAGCGCTGGCTATGGTGCTTGGATTTGGGCTATTTGGCATTGAAGTAATGTGCTTTTGCTTTGGCATTTTGGCGATGCTTTGCTCTTTACTTTTAGCGCGGCTTTTTAGCAATAGTATGAGTATTTTAATGCTTATTCTTGGCGGTATGATTACTTCGGCGTTTTTTGGCGCGGGAATGAGCATTCTTAAATATGTAGCCGACCCATATAATACGCTGCCAAATATCGTATTTTGGCTTATGGGTTCATTGGCAAGTATTCAGCTTGGACCGCTTGTGCTGCTGGCTGTGGTGTTTGTAGCAGGGCTTATATTTGCTATCATAGGCGCTAGGCATATTGATATTTTAAATCTTGATGAGCAAAGCGCGTATGCGCTAGGCGTGAATGTCAAGGCTTTAAGAGTTGGCTTTGTGATTATGGCGACATTGCTAGCGAGTGCAAGTGTGGCAGTAGGCGGGCTTATTGGCTGGGTGGGCTTAGTGGTGCCACATATCGCGCGGCTTATTATTGGCGCAAATCATCGCTTTATGCTGCCCTTTTGCGCTATTTTTGGCGCTATTTTTTTGCTGCTGTGCGATTGCATAGCACGCGCGAGCTTTGGCGTTGAAATCCCCATAGGCTTGGTGAGTGCGATTATTGGCATACCTATTTTTGTGCTAATCCTTATGCAAAAGGTGCGCTATGAGAGATGA
- a CDS encoding formyltransferase family protein: protein MNIVFIGCVAFSKACLQTLIALSQRHSSLHITGVVTKQSSPFNADFCDIAPLARTHNIKAFYTTDINDASTREFIISCAPDIIYCFGWSALIKQALLDLCPIIGYHPAALPHNRGRHPIIWALALGLKESASSFFVMDSGADSGAILSQVPFAIESSDNAASLCARVERIAKEQIEDFTLDILERANASLANTKIGGNTESSAQNAQFSQLTGGGADTNLAQILSSLTIPQNHSLSNLWRKRGARDGIIDFRMSAEGIYNLVRALSKPYVGAEVLYNGAHYKVWEAKIVSVSLKNIESGKILRVDSQGVLVKAYDDAILLTHHELNPLPKEGEYF, encoded by the coding sequence GTGAATATCGTATTTATCGGCTGCGTGGCGTTTTCTAAAGCTTGCTTGCAAACGCTTATCGCCCTAAGCCAAAGGCATTCATCGCTGCATATCACAGGCGTGGTAACTAAGCAAAGCTCGCCTTTTAATGCTGATTTTTGCGACATTGCTCCCCTTGCGCGCACGCACAACATCAAAGCCTTTTATACCACCGATATTAATGACGCCTCCACGCGCGAATTTATCATCTCTTGCGCACCTGATATTATCTACTGCTTTGGCTGGAGCGCGCTTATTAAGCAAGCGCTATTAGACCTTTGCCCTATCATTGGCTATCACCCTGCCGCATTGCCGCATAATCGCGGGCGACACCCTATCATTTGGGCGCTAGCTTTGGGGCTTAAAGAGAGCGCATCGAGCTTTTTTGTTATGGATAGTGGTGCAGATTCTGGCGCGATACTCTCTCAAGTGCCTTTTGCTATAGAATCTAGCGACAACGCCGCAAGCCTTTGCGCGCGCGTGGAGAGGATAGCTAAGGAGCAGATTGAAGATTTCACACTTGATATTTTGGAGCGCGCTAATGCTTCTTTAGCAAACACTAAAATCGGAGGCAATACAGAATCTAGCGCGCAAAATGCGCAGTTTTCACAACTAACGGGGGGGGGGGCAGATACAAATCTTGCTCAAATCCTTTCATCGCTCACTATCCCACAAAATCACAGCCTATCCAACCTCTGGCGAAAGCGAGGTGCGCGTGATGGCATAATCGACTTTAGAATGAGCGCGGAGGGCATTTATAACCTTGTCCGCGCATTAAGCAAGCCTTATGTTGGAGCGGAAGTGCTTTATAATGGCGCACATTATAAAGTGTGGGAAGCAAAGATTGTAAGTGTATCGCTAAAAAATATAGAATCTGGCAAGATTTTGCGCGTAGATTCTCAAGGTGTGCTTGTGAAAGCCTATGATGATGCGATTTTACTCACGCACCATGAGCTAAACCCCTTGCCAAAGGAGGGCGAATACTTCTAA
- a CDS encoding amino acid ABC transporter permease yields the protein MLDFAFMYQCIPLFSKALYVTLYISFFGILWSLAVGFVCAWILYFKIPYLRFLVAFYVELARNTPLLIQLFFLYYGLGSVIGFNLSSYTCAIVGLGFLGGGYMCESFRAGLESISHSQIESAQSIGLKPYQMMFYVILPQSLGVALPSIGANVIFLLKESSLVGVIALADIMFVAKDIVSMYAKTSEAFSMLILCYLIVLLPLSVMFSLLEGFYKRRVL from the coding sequence ATGCTAGATTTTGCCTTTATGTATCAGTGCATACCGCTTTTTAGCAAGGCTTTATATGTAACTTTATACATTTCTTTTTTTGGGATTTTGTGGAGTTTGGCGGTGGGCTTTGTGTGCGCTTGGATTTTGTATTTTAAAATCCCTTATTTGCGCTTTTTGGTTGCCTTTTATGTGGAGCTAGCGCGCAATACGCCTTTGCTTATCCAACTTTTTTTCCTCTACTATGGGCTAGGTAGCGTGATTGGCTTTAATTTAAGCAGCTATACTTGCGCGATTGTGGGTTTGGGCTTTTTGGGCGGAGGATATATGTGTGAAAGCTTTCGCGCGGGGCTAGAATCTATTAGCCATTCACAAATTGAGAGCGCGCAAAGCATAGGTTTAAAGCCCTATCAAATGATGTTTTATGTTATTTTGCCTCAATCTTTGGGCGTGGCGCTGCCCTCCATTGGTGCAAATGTGATTTTCCTCCTAAAAGAAAGCTCGCTTGTTGGCGTGATAGCTTTAGCAGATATTATGTTTGTAGCAAAAGATATTGTGAGTATGTATGCTAAGACAAGTGAGGCTTTTAGTATGCTAATTCTTTGCTATCTTATCGTGCTATTGCCCTTGTCTGTGATGTTTTCACTGCTTGAAGGATTCTATAAAAGGCGTGTGCTGTAA
- a CDS encoding Dam family site-specific DNA-(adenine-N6)-methyltransferase encodes MTQKLDSINKYHKSPLNYIGGKYKILPQILPLFPKKIDTFIDLFCGGCNVAINIESKKIICNDNLSFLIELYKYLQQNTLASTLKNIESIINFYKLDMQNKNGYLALRSDYNAQKEPLKLLALIAFSFNHQIRFNNSHNFNNPFGKNRSNFNANMMANLIHFIQILQRKNMIFYSLDFRVFLDSMHLDKHCFIYADPPYLITQGVYNDGKRGFSGWSESLEISLLENLKELDSKGVKFALSNVLTHKGIENHILKQWIESRGYFISNISHHYTNANYQSKYKDKSLTKEVLITNYAPKMCHQDKDTYALYRK; translated from the coding sequence ATGACACAAAAGCTAGATTCTATAAATAAATACCATAAATCACCGCTTAATTACATAGGCGGAAAATATAAGATTTTGCCTCAAATTCTGCCACTTTTCCCTAAAAAAATAGATACTTTTATAGATTTATTTTGCGGAGGATGCAATGTGGCTATTAATATAGAATCTAAAAAAATTATCTGCAATGATAATCTTAGTTTTTTAATAGAACTTTATAAATATTTGCAACAAAATACTTTGGCTTCTACGCTTAAAAATATAGAATCTATCATTAATTTTTACAAGCTAGATATGCAAAATAAAAATGGCTATCTTGCCCTAAGAAGTGATTACAATGCACAAAAAGAGCCTTTAAAATTACTCGCACTTATAGCATTTTCTTTTAATCATCAAATTCGCTTTAATAATTCGCATAATTTTAATAATCCCTTTGGCAAAAATCGCTCTAACTTTAACGCAAATATGATGGCAAATTTAATACATTTCATTCAAATTTTGCAAAGAAAAAATATGATTTTTTATAGCCTTGATTTTAGAGTATTTTTAGATTCTATGCATTTAGATAAACATTGTTTTATTTATGCTGACCCGCCTTATTTAATTACGCAAGGCGTTTATAATGATGGCAAAAGAGGCTTTAGTGGCTGGAGTGAAAGTTTAGAAATAAGTCTTTTAGAGAATCTAAAGGAGCTAGATTCCAAAGGAGTAAAATTTGCCCTTTCAAATGTTTTAACACACAAAGGAATTGAAAACCATATTTTAAAGCAGTGGATAGAATCTAGAGGCTATTTTATAAGCAATATTTCACATCATTACACCAATGCAAATTATCAAAGCAAATATAAAGATAAAAGTCTAACTAAAGAAGTCCTCATTACAAATTATGCGCCAAAAATGTGCCATCAAGATAAGGATACTTATGCGCTTTATAGGAAATAA
- the neuC gene encoding UDP-N-acetylglucosamine 2-epimerase → MRKICIITGTRAEWGLLSPLAHRIYNDKDLELQLIATGMHLSSEFGLTYREINLPISKKCEMLLSSDTPQGICKSMGLAQISICEAYEELKPDIIVVLGDRYEIFACVASAMICRIPVAHLHGGEATFGLIDEAIRHSITKMSHLHFVATEAYRKRVIQLGEQPERVFNVGGFGIDSIKSLPLLDKAALESSLDFTFKPYNFLITFHPVTLEHATAQSQFAALLRALEHFATTHQIGYIFTKANADTDGRVINEMIDTFVNTHTNAIAFSSMGQLRYLSTMQFVNAVVGNSSSGLGEAPSFKIATINIGDRQNGRIRADSVIDCAPEEEAIFNAFNRALSKEFQAIVKDVKNPYGEGGASEQTHKILKTYPLENILKKQFYDIDF, encoded by the coding sequence ATGCGTAAAATCTGCATTATCACAGGCACGCGCGCAGAATGGGGACTACTCTCCCCTCTAGCGCATAGAATCTATAATGACAAAGACTTAGAGCTGCAGCTCATCGCTACCGGTATGCACTTAAGCAGCGAGTTTGGCTTAACTTACCGCGAGATTAATTTGCCCATTAGCAAAAAATGCGAAATGCTGCTTAGCTCGGATACACCTCAAGGCATTTGCAAATCTATGGGATTAGCGCAAATCTCTATTTGTGAGGCATATGAAGAGCTAAAGCCCGATATTATCGTGGTTTTAGGCGATAGATATGAGATTTTTGCCTGTGTGGCAAGCGCGATGATATGCCGCATTCCTGTGGCGCATTTGCATGGTGGCGAGGCGACCTTTGGGCTAATTGATGAGGCAATTAGGCATAGTATCACGAAAATGAGTCATTTGCATTTTGTCGCTACAGAGGCGTATAGAAAGCGTGTAATCCAGCTAGGCGAACAGCCAGAGCGGGTATTTAATGTCGGAGGCTTTGGCATTGATAGCATTAAATCCCTGCCCTTGCTTGATAAAGCCGCATTAGAATCTAGCCTTGATTTTACTTTTAAGCCATACAATTTTCTCATCACTTTCCACCCTGTAACGCTTGAACACGCCACCGCACAAAGTCAATTTGCAGCACTCTTACGCGCATTAGAGCATTTTGCAACAACGCACCAAATAGGCTATATCTTTACTAAAGCAAATGCCGATACCGATGGGCGCGTGATTAATGAGATGATTGATACATTTGTGAATACGCATACAAATGCTATCGCTTTTAGCTCCATGGGGCAGCTACGCTATCTTAGCACGATGCAGTTTGTCAATGCCGTAGTGGGCAATAGCTCAAGTGGTTTGGGCGAAGCGCCGAGCTTTAAAATTGCTACCATTAACATAGGCGATAGGCAAAATGGGCGCATTAGGGCAGATTCTGTCATTGATTGCGCGCCAGAAGAGGAGGCGATTTTTAATGCCTTTAATCGCGCATTAAGTAAAGAATTTCAAGCTATAGTAAAAGATGTGAAAAACCCCTATGGCGAGGGCGGAGCGAGTGAGCAGACGCATAAAATTTTAAAAACCTATCCGCTTGAAAATATATTAAAAAAACAATTTTATGATATAGATTTTTAA
- a CDS encoding TylF/MycF/NovP-related O-methyltransferase, with protein MKNAFIYGAGTRGAQVALHICLDYDILGFIDSNPTKQNTTLTIEGKDYPVYAPEILQNTPFDEIFVGTYAYKNVLETLQALHIPRDKINTQLADTYVHARIAFINNLAMLFNKRGIQGACAELGVHRGDTARHINRVFSTKELYLLDTFEGFNAKDCELDNQKGFSTAKKGEFGDTSLELVKSKMPHLNKCHFIKGYFPETAAQVPENEQFCFVNIDVDLYQPILSGCEFFYPRLTGGGANAN; from the coding sequence ATGAAAAACGCATTTATCTATGGCGCAGGCACACGTGGCGCGCAAGTCGCCTTACACATCTGCTTAGACTATGATATTTTAGGCTTTATAGATTCTAATCCCACAAAGCAAAACACCACGCTAACCATTGAGGGCAAAGACTATCCCGTATATGCCCCGGAAATCTTGCAAAATACGCCTTTTGATGAAATTTTTGTCGGCACTTATGCGTATAAGAACGTGCTAGAAACACTACAAGCTCTACACATACCACGCGATAAGATTAATACACAGCTTGCAGATACCTATGTGCATGCGCGCATAGCCTTTATTAATAATCTAGCTATGCTCTTTAATAAACGCGGCATTCAAGGCGCATGCGCTGAACTTGGCGTGCATAGAGGCGATACAGCGCGGCATATTAATCGTGTGTTTAGCACTAAAGAGCTGTATTTGCTAGATACCTTTGAGGGCTTTAATGCCAAAGACTGCGAGCTAGATAATCAAAAAGGCTTCTCTACCGCTAAAAAAGGCGAGTTTGGCGATACCTCTTTGGAGCTTGTCAAGTCTAAAATGCCCCATCTCAACAAATGCCACTTTATCAAAGGCTACTTCCCAGAGACCGCCGCGCAAGTCCCAGAAAATGAGCAATTTTGCTTTGTCAATATCGATGTGGATTTGTATCAGCCTATTTTAAGCGGCTGCGAATTTTTTTATCCACGATTAACGGGGGGGGGGGCTAATGCTAATTGA
- a CDS encoding ABC transporter ATP-binding protein translates to MRDEILEVKHLSLKIGKAHLLEDINFSMQRGEIICILGRNGAGKSTLLKSILNLYSYSGYIGIDGINLQNLSARERANKIAYVPQSSHIIFPFKVIEVVMMGRFAKQAWFYTQADKRRAYEMLERFEMAHLSERIFSSLSGGQQQLALIARAFAQECELLLLDEPVSALDLSRCFTLLEIVRHCGKSVLLTSHHPEQCGIAHKILMMKDAKMLAFGERAAVLNTDMIERLYDVRTEAVPLPNGGIYFVAKCAL, encoded by the coding sequence ATGAGAGATGAGATTTTAGAAGTGAAGCATTTAAGCCTAAAAATAGGCAAAGCGCACTTATTAGAAGACATAAACTTTAGTATGCAAAGGGGTGAGATTATCTGCATTCTAGGGCGCAATGGTGCGGGCAAAAGCACGCTTTTAAAAAGTATTCTTAATCTTTATTCATATAGTGGCTATATTGGCATTGATGGTATAAATTTACAGAATCTAAGCGCGCGAGAGAGGGCGAATAAAATTGCCTATGTGCCGCAGTCTAGCCATATTATATTCCCTTTTAAGGTCATTGAAGTGGTGATGATGGGGCGCTTTGCCAAACAAGCGTGGTTTTATACTCAAGCAGACAAAAGGCGCGCGTATGAGATGTTAGAGCGCTTTGAAATGGCGCATTTAAGCGAGCGTATTTTTTCTAGCCTTAGCGGTGGGCAGCAGCAGCTCGCACTCATTGCTAGGGCATTTGCGCAAGAATGCGAACTTTTGCTTTTAGATGAGCCGGTGAGCGCGCTTGATTTATCACGCTGCTTTACACTGCTTGAGATTGTGCGCCATTGCGGTAAAAGCGTGCTACTTACCTCGCATCACCCCGAGCAGTGCGGCATTGCACATAAAATCCTTATGATGAAAGATGCTAAAATGCTTGCCTTTGGGGAACGCGCTGCGGTGCTTAACACAGATATGATAGAGCGGCTCTATGATGTGCGCACGGAGGCTGTGCCTCTGCCAAATGGCGGGATTTATTTTGTAGCCAAATGCGCACTCTAA
- a CDS encoding amino acid ABC transporter permease: MEIFFIGSNFERLLQGMLLTLQIALISIIFAIFFGLILGFVMTFRSIVARALCRFYLECVRIIPILAWLFILFFGISPYLNVPLSAFMCAIIVFSLWGVAEVGDLVRGAITALPKHQSESGKALGLGQWQITRYIVFPQVLKQLLPAFVSLFTRMIKTTSLVSLLGVVDLLKVGQQIIELNKSNPQASFWVYGGIFCTYFLLCYPLSYLSRVLEKKCQ; the protein is encoded by the coding sequence ATGGAGATTTTTTTTATTGGGTCAAATTTTGAGCGACTGCTGCAAGGTATGCTTTTAACGCTGCAAATTGCGCTTATTTCTATTATCTTTGCCATATTTTTTGGTTTAATACTAGGCTTTGTGATGACTTTTAGGAGCATTGTTGCGCGCGCGCTGTGTAGATTCTATCTTGAGTGCGTGCGCATTATTCCTATTTTGGCTTGGTTGTTTATTTTGTTTTTTGGTATCTCGCCTTATTTGAATGTGCCGCTAAGCGCGTTTATGTGCGCTATCATCGTCTTTAGCCTATGGGGTGTGGCTGAAGTGGGGGATTTGGTGAGGGGCGCGATTACTGCTTTGCCAAAGCATCAGAGTGAGAGCGGTAAAGCTTTGGGATTAGGGCAGTGGCAAATTACGCGCTATATTGTGTTTCCTCAAGTGCTAAAGCAGCTTTTACCCGCTTTTGTGTCGCTTTTTACGCGTATGATTAAGACTACTTCGCTAGTTTCACTGCTTGGCGTGGTGGATTTGCTCAAAGTCGGGCAGCAAATTATTGAGCTGAATAAATCTAATCCACAGGCGAGTTTTTGGGTGTATGGCGGGATTTTCTGCACTTATTTTTTGCTGTGCTATCCGCTTTCTTATCTTAGTAGAGTATTGGAGAAAAAATGTCAATGA
- a CDS encoding amino acid ABC transporter ATP-binding protein: protein MNTPLLGISALRKTYDGVHYVLDDISLQVQKGEVVVILGPSGCGKSTFLRCINGLESTQSGEISLNGEVINTKNAKWSSIRQRIGMVFQSYDLFPHMSVIDNILLGPLKVQKRAKKEVLAQAQNLLKRVGLSHKIHAMPKELSGGQKQRVAIIRALCMNPEIMLFDEVTASLDPEMVKEVLEVILELAREGMTMLIVTHEMRFAQKVAHRICFFDEGKLVEEASPQAFFTAPKTKRAQRFLSVFEL, encoded by the coding sequence ATGAATACACCGCTTTTGGGCATTTCTGCGTTGAGAAAAACTTATGATGGCGTGCATTATGTGCTTGATGATATTTCTTTGCAGGTGCAAAAGGGCGAAGTAGTGGTGATTTTAGGACCTAGCGGCTGCGGGAAAAGCACATTTTTGCGCTGCATTAATGGCTTAGAATCCACACAAAGCGGGGAGATTAGCCTTAATGGAGAGGTGATTAATACTAAAAACGCTAAGTGGAGCAGCATTCGCCAGCGCATAGGAATGGTATTTCAAAGCTATGATTTGTTTCCGCATATGAGCGTGATAGATAATATTTTGCTAGGACCGCTCAAAGTGCAGAAGCGCGCTAAAAAGGAGGTGCTAGCCCAAGCACAGAATCTGCTTAAGCGTGTAGGGCTATCGCATAAAATACATGCTATGCCAAAGGAGCTAAGCGGCGGACAAAAGCAGCGCGTAGCCATTATCCGCGCACTGTGTATGAATCCTGAAATTATGCTTTTTGATGAGGTTACCGCCTCGCTTGACCCTGAAATGGTAAAGGAGGTGCTTGAGGTGATTTTGGAGCTAGCAAGGGAGGGTATGACTATGCTTATAGTAACGCATGAGATGCGCTTTGCACAGAAAGTCGCGCATAGAATCTGCTTTTTTGATGAGGGGAAACTAGTCGAGGAAGCCTCGCCGCAAGCGTTTTTTACCGCTCCTAAAACTAAGAGAGCGCAGAGGTTTTTAAGTGTGTTTGAGTTGTAG